A stretch of Pseudomonas taetrolens DNA encodes these proteins:
- a CDS encoding YraN family protein translates to MPDSSRQQTGKDAERLALRHLEQQGLRLLAKNWLCKRGELDLVMLDGDTVVFVEVRYRHHAQWGGALASIDARKRQKLILAAQYFLQRESRWANSPCRFDVVTMDSATPHLNWLRNAFDS, encoded by the coding sequence ATGCCCGACAGCTCACGCCAGCAGACTGGCAAGGATGCCGAGCGCCTGGCGCTACGGCATCTTGAGCAACAAGGTTTACGCCTGCTGGCAAAGAACTGGCTCTGCAAGCGTGGCGAGCTGGATCTGGTCATGCTTGACGGCGATACAGTAGTATTCGTCGAAGTTCGTTACCGGCACCACGCACAATGGGGTGGCGCGCTGGCCAGCATTGACGCCCGCAAGCGTCAAAAGCTGATACTCGCAGCCCAGTATTTTTTGCAGCGCGAGTCGCGCTGGGCCAACAGCCCGTGCCGCTTTGATGTCGTCACAATGGACAGCGCAACACCTCACTTGAACTGGCTACGGAATGCCTTTGACAGCTAA
- a CDS encoding BON domain-containing protein, producing the protein MTFNRLSLMALTLCLGLTTGCSSVLTATRDAPIEDDRGTRTFGSKIDDSLIETKVAVNIAKANPDLDTASHIVVTSYNGIVLLAGQTPRADLKAQAEQAAAAVQRVKKVNNELQVIAPSSILARNNDAWLTTKIKTQMLADNAIPGSRIKIVTENGIVYMLGLVTKQEATRATNLVQGVSGVQKIVKLFEYID; encoded by the coding sequence ATGACTTTTAATCGCCTTAGCCTAATGGCATTGACACTGTGCCTCGGCCTCACCACCGGCTGCAGCTCGGTACTGACCGCCACCCGCGACGCGCCGATTGAAGATGATCGCGGCACCCGCACGTTCGGCAGCAAAATTGACGACTCCCTGATTGAAACCAAAGTCGCGGTGAACATAGCCAAGGCCAACCCCGACCTGGACACCGCCTCGCACATCGTCGTCACCAGCTACAACGGGATCGTGCTGCTGGCAGGACAAACCCCGCGCGCTGACCTCAAGGCACAGGCCGAGCAGGCTGCAGCCGCGGTCCAGCGTGTAAAAAAGGTTAACAACGAACTTCAGGTCATCGCCCCTTCCTCGATCCTGGCGCGTAACAACGATGCCTGGCTGACCACCAAGATCAAAACCCAAATGCTGGCCGACAATGCGATTCCCGGCTCGCGCATCAAGATCGTCACCGAAAACGGTATCGTCTACATGCTCGGCCTGGTGACCAAACAGGAAGCCACTCGCGCCACCAACCTGGTACAGGGCGTCTCCGGCGTGCAGAAGATCGTAAAACTGTTCGAGTACATTGACTGA
- a CDS encoding phosphoheptose isomerase, with protein MDMQSRIRQLFQASIDTKQQAMDVLAPHIEQASQVMVNALLNEGKMLSCGNGGSAGDAQHFSSELLNRFERERPSLPAIALTTDSSTITSIANDYSFNEIFSKQIRALGQPGDVLLAISTSGNSANIIQAIQAAHDREMIVVAMTGRDGGGMASLLLPEDVEIRVPSNVTARIQEVHLLAIHCLCDLIDSQLFGSEE; from the coding sequence ATGGACATGCAATCCCGGATTCGCCAGCTTTTTCAAGCCAGCATCGACACCAAGCAGCAGGCGATGGACGTTCTTGCACCCCACATCGAGCAGGCCAGCCAAGTAATGGTCAACGCCCTGCTCAACGAAGGCAAAATGCTTTCTTGCGGTAATGGCGGTTCTGCAGGTGACGCCCAGCACTTTTCATCCGAGCTGCTCAACCGCTTTGAGCGGGAGCGCCCCAGCCTGCCCGCCATTGCGCTGACCACTGACAGTTCGACGATCACCTCGATCGCCAACGATTACAGCTTCAACGAGATTTTTTCCAAACAGATTCGCGCACTCGGTCAACCCGGTGACGTGCTGCTGGCCATATCCACCAGCGGCAATTCGGCCAATATCATTCAGGCCATCCAGGCGGCACATGATCGCGAAATGATCGTGGTCGCCATGACCGGGCGCGATGGCGGCGGCATGGCTTCACTGCTATTGCCCGAAGACGTGGAAATCCGCGTCCCGTCCAATGTCACTGCACGCATCCAAGAAGTCCACCTGCTGGCGATCCATTGCTTGTGCGATCTGATCGACAGTCAACTGTTCGGGAGTGAAGAATGA
- the mraZ gene encoding division/cell wall cluster transcriptional repressor MraZ codes for MFRGANAISLDAKGRLAMPSRYRDELNSRSSGQLIVTIDAVDPCLCVYPLDEWELIETKLRALPSLREENRRLQRLLIGNAVDLELDGSGRFLVPPRLREYAKLEKHAMLVGQLNKFQLWDEDAWEAVSAADLAAIQQPGAMPDELRDLIL; via the coding sequence GTGTTTCGTGGAGCCAACGCAATCAGTCTCGATGCAAAGGGTCGTCTCGCAATGCCGAGCCGGTACCGTGACGAGCTGAATTCGCGTAGTTCCGGGCAACTGATCGTGACCATTGATGCGGTAGATCCCTGCTTGTGTGTGTACCCGCTGGATGAGTGGGAGTTGATTGAAACCAAGCTGCGGGCGTTGCCTTCATTGCGTGAAGAGAACCGCCGTTTGCAACGTCTGTTGATTGGTAACGCCGTCGATCTGGAGCTCGATGGCAGTGGTCGTTTTCTGGTGCCGCCGCGTCTGCGTGAATATGCCAAGTTGGAGAAGCACGCGATGTTGGTAGGTCAGCTAAACAAGTTTCAACTGTGGGACGAGGATGCCTGGGAGGCTGTTTCTGCCGCCGACCTTGCAGCCATTCAACAACCGGGCGCGATGCCTGACGAACTGCGTGATTTAATCCTGTGA
- the rsmI gene encoding 16S rRNA (cytidine(1402)-2'-O)-methyltransferase, giving the protein MTAPGNLNSVVGSLYVVATPIGNLDDISARALKVLRDVSLIAAEDTRHSLRLLQYFGISTPLGACHEHNERDEGSRFIQRLLAGEDVALISDAGTPLISDPGYHLVRQARAAGVQVVPVPGACALIAALSAAGLPSDRFIFEGFLPAKAVGRRSRLELLKEEPRTLIFYEAPHRILECLQDLELVFGPERPALLARELTKTFETLKGLPLSELRAFVEGDSNQQRGECVVLVAGWTPPETDEVVSTEAMRILDLLLKEMPLKRAAALAAEITGERKNVLYQVALEKQKATD; this is encoded by the coding sequence TTGACTGCTCCAGGTAATTTGAATTCCGTTGTCGGCTCACTTTATGTGGTGGCCACGCCCATCGGTAACCTGGACGACATCAGTGCGCGTGCACTTAAAGTGTTGCGTGACGTCTCGCTGATTGCGGCCGAAGACACTCGGCACTCCCTGCGGTTGCTGCAGTATTTTGGTATTTCGACCCCGCTGGGTGCCTGCCACGAGCACAACGAGCGCGATGAGGGTAGTCGGTTTATTCAGCGCCTGTTGGCGGGCGAAGATGTTGCACTGATCTCTGATGCCGGTACGCCGTTGATCTCGGATCCTGGCTATCACCTGGTGCGCCAGGCACGAGCGGCCGGTGTGCAAGTCGTGCCCGTGCCGGGTGCGTGCGCCTTGATTGCTGCGTTGTCTGCGGCGGGGCTGCCGTCTGATCGTTTTATCTTTGAGGGGTTTCTGCCGGCCAAGGCCGTCGGACGTCGTTCGCGCCTGGAGTTACTCAAAGAAGAGCCGCGTACGCTGATTTTTTATGAGGCGCCTCACCGTATTCTTGAGTGTTTGCAAGATCTGGAGCTGGTGTTTGGTCCTGAGCGCCCGGCGCTGCTGGCGCGTGAGCTGACCAAAACCTTCGAAACGCTGAAGGGTTTGCCCCTGTCCGAGTTGCGCGCTTTTGTCGAAGGTGACAGTAATCAGCAGCGCGGAGAGTGCGTGGTTCTGGTTGCCGGGTGGACCCCTCCTGAAACAGATGAGGTCGTCAGTACAGAAGCCATGCGTATCCTCGACTTGTTACTTAAAGAGATGCCGCTCAAGCGTGCCGCAGCACTTGCTGCCGAGATCACCGGCGAGCGCAAGAATGTTTTGTATCAAGTGGCGCTGGAAAAACAAAAGGCGACTGATTGA
- a CDS encoding penicillin-binding protein activator, whose translation MIACLRLFTALCLAALLAACASSPSSSLGELPRTPDASLEQLLQQASETSNPEKAALLRLSAADLAIRQQNNERAQQILAQVPLEQLKPAQQVFASTLAAELAMSRNDHKAALTALNHPSLSRINELPTDLQVRTHTVHARAFEADDQLLSSARERAAMAPHLTGDAATQNNEAIWALVAALPVDQLQPQGNDVLGGWMSLALTVKSAGTLQDQQNAIDQWRMQNPAHPAAIQLPTPLVKLKELASQPLTKIALLLPQSGQLASVSRALRDGFMAAHYQAQQAGQNPPGIQFYDSSRLTSLDDFYRQAQADGVQLVVGPLEKPLVKQLSSRPQLPITTLALNYSEGTQGPAQLFQFGLAAEDEAREVARRAHADGLTRAGAMVPKGEWGERVLKAFRQEWEASGGTIVGIEYIDKPVALAQQVAELVQLRNAGKSGTEQPSRRQDLEFIFLAATPQQAQQIKPTLNYQYAGDLPVYATSHVFSASGDLNQYKDMNGVRFCETPWLLEPANPLRQQVSAQWPQAGGSLGRLYAMGIDAYRLTPSLGQLKALPDTRIDGLSGSLSMSPTQRVERQLPWAEFVNGQIQRLPDTRY comes from the coding sequence ATGATCGCTTGCCTGCGGCTGTTCACTGCCCTCTGCCTTGCTGCCTTGCTGGCGGCTTGCGCCAGCTCGCCCTCGTCCAGCCTTGGCGAACTCCCACGGACTCCAGACGCCAGCCTCGAGCAATTGCTCCAGCAAGCGTCCGAGACCTCAAATCCGGAAAAGGCCGCTCTACTGCGCCTGTCGGCTGCAGATCTTGCCATTCGCCAACAGAATAATGAGCGCGCTCAGCAGATCCTGGCACAGGTTCCGCTGGAGCAACTCAAGCCCGCCCAGCAAGTATTTGCCAGTACGCTGGCAGCCGAACTGGCGATGAGCCGCAACGACCACAAAGCGGCATTGACCGCCTTGAACCACCCAAGCCTGTCACGCATCAATGAACTGCCGACCGACTTGCAAGTGCGCACGCATACCGTTCATGCACGTGCATTCGAAGCCGACGACCAACTCCTGTCCAGCGCTCGCGAACGTGCAGCCATGGCTCCCCATCTGACTGGCGATGCCGCCACCCAGAACAATGAAGCCATCTGGGCACTGGTTGCAGCACTACCGGTCGACCAGCTACAGCCTCAGGGCAATGACGTGCTGGGTGGCTGGATGTCGCTGGCCCTGACAGTCAAGAGTGCTGGCACCTTGCAGGATCAGCAGAACGCCATTGATCAATGGCGCATGCAAAACCCGGCTCACCCGGCAGCTATCCAGTTGCCAACACCACTGGTCAAGCTCAAGGAGCTGGCTAGCCAGCCGCTGACCAAAATCGCCCTGCTGCTACCACAGAGCGGCCAGCTGGCTTCTGTCAGCAGAGCCCTGCGCGATGGTTTCATGGCCGCGCATTACCAGGCACAACAGGCCGGACAAAATCCGCCAGGCATTCAGTTCTATGACAGCTCGCGCCTGACCTCGCTGGATGACTTCTACCGTCAGGCCCAGGCCGATGGCGTGCAACTGGTGGTTGGCCCCCTGGAAAAACCTCTGGTCAAACAACTCAGCAGCCGTCCGCAACTGCCGATCACAACCCTGGCCCTGAACTACAGCGAGGGCACACAAGGCCCGGCGCAGCTGTTTCAGTTTGGCCTGGCCGCTGAAGACGAAGCCCGCGAAGTGGCCCGTCGCGCGCACGCTGACGGCCTGACTCGCGCTGGCGCCATGGTGCCCAAGGGCGAATGGGGTGAGCGCGTACTCAAGGCCTTCCGCCAGGAATGGGAAGCCAGCGGCGGCACCATTGTCGGCATTGAATACATTGATAAACCCGTCGCACTGGCACAACAGGTTGCCGAGCTGGTTCAACTGCGCAACGCCGGCAAGTCGGGCACAGAACAGCCTTCACGCCGCCAGGACCTGGAGTTCATCTTCCTGGCAGCAACCCCTCAGCAAGCCCAACAGATCAAACCGACCCTGAACTACCAGTACGCAGGTGACCTGCCTGTTTACGCAACGTCCCACGTTTTCAGCGCCAGCGGTGACCTGAACCAGTACAAGGACATGAATGGCGTCCGCTTTTGTGAAACACCATGGCTGCTCGAACCTGCCAACCCGTTGCGCCAGCAAGTTTCGGCTCAGTGGCCACAAGCCGGCGGCAGCCTGGGCCGTCTTTATGCAATGGGCATTGACGCCTATCGCCTGACGCCTAGCCTGGGCCAACTGAAAGCCCTGCCTGATACTCGGATAGACGGTTTGTCCGGCAGCCTCAGCATGAGCCCGACCCAACGTGTCGAGCGCCAGCTGCCATGGGCCGAGTTTGTGAACGGCCAGATTCAACGCCTGCCTGACACTCGCTACTGA